The segment GCGGCAGCGGATGGCCCGTACCGCCTGCTGTTCGCGGGCGACCTGATCAACCGTGGCCCGGCCTCGCTGGCCACCCTGCGCCACGTGCATGCGCTGGCGCGGCAGGGCCTGGCCGACAGCGTCCTGGGCAACCATGACTTGCACCTGCTGGCCGTGGCCAACGGCATCCGGCCCGAGCATGCGTCCGACACCCTCGCCGAAATCCTCGAGGCGCCCGACCGCGAGGAGTTGATCGACTGGCTGCGCCAGCGGCCGTTGGCACTGGAACACGACGGCCATGTGCTCGTGCATGCGGGCTTGCTGCCGCAATGGAGCGCGGCCCAGGCCCTGTCCCTGAGCGGGGAAGTGTCCACCATGCTGCGCAGCGACGACTGGGTATCCTTCCTGCGCACCATGTACGGCAACGAGCCGACCGCCTGGCGCGACGACCTGCAGGGCGCCGACCGGCTGCGCTGTATCGTCAACGCCATGACGCGGCTGCGCTTTTGCACGCCCGACGGCGCGATGGACTTCAAGATGAAGGAAAGTGGCAGTCCGCCGCCCGGTTCCGGCCTGCTGCCCTGGTTCGACGTGCCGGGCCGGCAAAGCGCCGGCGACACCATCGTCTTCGGCCACTGGTCGGCGCTGGGACTGCAGTTGCGGGAGCGCCTGATCGGCCTCGATAGCGGCTGCGTGTGGGGCGGAAAACTGTCGGCCGTGTGCCTGCAAGACCGCTCCTTGCTGCAGGTCGATTGCCCCGCCTTCCGGCAGCATAGCGGCAAGCGCTGAGCACGGCGCATATGCTTAGTCGAAATCGGTCGTTGGCCTTGCCGCGCATGGCACGTATGATGGCGCTTTTGCCTGTGCGATCCCATGCATCCTGATACCGACAGACTGGCGCGCTGGCTGCTCGGCAGCCTGGAACTCGACACCGCCGTCCTGCACGTGGGCCAGTACTGCGGCCGCTGGCGCGCCTCCACGGCGGGCCGGGAACTGGGCAGCTTCCACCTGGTGCTCGACGGCCACTGCCATCTGCACCTCGATGGCGCGGCGCCTATCGCCCTCGGCCCGCGCGACGGCGTCTTCCTGCTGCGCGACCTGCCGCACTTCCTCAGTCCCCACAGCGATCCGCTGCAGGCGGTCAGCGCGCAGGCGATGCTGCCGCTGCAAGCGCCCACGGAGCAGCCTGCGACGGCGCTGGCCTGCGGCTTCTTTCAATTTCGCGGCGCCCTCTCCGCCCTGATCGTCGACTCCTTTCCGCCGTATCTGCTGATACGCGGCGACGCGCCCGCCTTCAGCGCCGCCGCCGCGCTGTTCGACCTGATCCTGGCGGAAGCGGGCGGCGACCCGGAACAGCCCTCGCCACTGATCGCGCGCTTGGTCGAACTGCTGTTCTTTTACCTGATCCGCCACGTGGCGCAGGGCGAGCAGGTGGCGGCCGGCCTGCTGTCGCTGCTGCACCAGCCCGCATTTTCGCCGCTGCTCGAACGCATGCTCGACGCGCCCGCCGACGACTGGTCGATCGAGAACATGGCCAAGGCCGCGTGCATGTCGCGCGCCAGCTTCTGCAAGCATTTCGCCAGCGCCAGCGGCCACTCGCCGGCCCAGTTCCTGCTCCTGCTGCGCATGAAGATCGCCGCGCGCCGCCTGCACGACGGCGTCTCCGTCGAACGCGCGGCCGAACTGGTGGGCTACCGCTCGCACGCCGCCTTCACGCGCGCCTTCAAGCGGGTCACGGGCGAGCAGCCGGGCACCTATCGGCGCGACCAGCGATTGCGCCAGCTGGCCAGCTAAGCGCCAGCTGAAATCAAGGATCGCACAATCGCAGACGAACGAGCACAAAAGGACGACGCTGACGTCTGTTGCGTGCACGGCATGGCCGATATAATGGCCGGGTGACTTACCAACTTAGCAAGGTACCCCATGTCCCGTCTGACGCTGCACACCCTCGATACCGCCCCGGCCGATAGCCGCCCCTTCGTGGAAAAGGCCATCGCCAACAATGGCTTCCTGCCCAACCTGATCGGCGTTCTGGCCAATGCCCCGCTGGCACTGGAAACCTACCTGACCGTCTCCGGTATCAATGCGCGCGCCAGCTTGAGCCTGATGGAACGCGAAGTGGTGCAGATCACGGCCGCGCGCATCCACGGCTGCGATTTCTGCATCGCCGGCCATAGCGCCATCTCGCTGAAAAAAGCAGGCCAGACACCGGACACGGTGCGCGCCCTGCAGCACGGCCAGCCGACGGGCGATGCGAAGCTGGACGCCGTCGCCGCCTTCGCCACGGCCGTCATCGCCACGCGCGGCGCCGTCAGCGACGTGGAATATCAAACCTTCCTGGCCGCCGGCTACAACGAGCAGCAGGCGCTCGAAGTCGTGCTGGGCATCAGCCTGGCCACCCTGTGCAATTTCTCCAACAGCCTGGCCGGCACGCCCGTCAATCCGCAATTGACGCCCTACCTGCCTGGCGCCGTCTGACATGGCGAACCTCACTCACTGGCTGCACATGCATGCCGACCAGCTCGACCAATCGTCGGAGCTGGCTGAAACCGTTTTGCCTGCCCTCGCTGGCGACAAGCTGCTGGCCATCGGCGTGCCGCAGGAACACGGCGGCGCGGGCGGCGACGTGCGCGACGCCATCGACGCCATCGCCAAAGTGGCCGAGCAATCGGTGACGGCGGCCTTTGTCTTCTGGGGCCAGCGCTGCTTCATCGAATTCCTGCTGCAAAGCGAGAACCGCGCGCTGGCCGAGCGCCGCTTGCCCGGCCTGCTGGCAGGCACGCAGGCGGGCGCCAGCGGCCTGTCGAACGCCATGAAATTCTTGTCCGGCATCGAGCAGCTGCAAATCACGGGCGCGCGCCACGCTGACGGCTTGCTCGTCGACGGCGGCCTGGCCTGGGTGACGAACTTGCGCAAGGCGGGCTTTGTCGCGGCGGCGGCCGTGGCGCCGGACGACGGCGCGCCGCCCGTCATCGTCGCCTTCGACAGCGGCAGCGCAGGCGTCAAGCGCAGCGACGACCTGGACCTGATCGCCCTGCGCGGCAGCAATACGGCATCCGTCAAGCTGGCGCAGGTGCACATCCCCGCCGCCGACATCATCAGCGACAATGCGCCGGCCTGGCTGCCGCAGGTGCGCCCATCGTTCCTCGGCATGCAGTGCGGCCTGTCGATCGGCCTGGCGCGCGCCAGCCTGGCCAAGGCGGCGCAGATTTCCGCCGGCTCGCGCAACCAGCTCACGCCGCGCATCGAAGCGCTGCAAGCGACACTGGAAAGCGCCGTCGCCACCCTGCTGGCCGGCGTGCACGATGGCCGTTTCAAAAAAGAAGCACCGGCCATGTTCCGCCTGCGCATACAGCTGGCCGGCGTGCTGCAGCAAGCCTTGATGCTGGAACTGCAAGCCATGGGCGGACGCGCCTACCTGAATGCCGAGCAGCAGGGCTTTGCCCGCCGCTGGCGCGAATCGTCGTTCATCCCCATCGTCACCCCCAGCCTGACGCAGTTGCAATCGGCCTTGCAGCTGTTCGACAGCCAGCAGGCGGCCAAGGCGGCGGGAGCATCGGCATGAGCGTTGCCGATTGGGCCTTGCAGGCGCAGGATCTGAGCTACGCTTACCCCGGCACGGCGCCCGTGTTCCAGCACGTGTCGCTGGGCGTGCGCAAGCGCGAAATCGTCTGCCTGCTTGGCGGCAGCGGCTGCGGCAAATCAAGCCTGCTGCGCGTGCTGGCCGGCTTGCAGCCGCCGTCCACGGGCGAGATCCAGTTCCTCGACGCTCCCATGCGCGAACCGGACCCGCGCAGCGCCCTCGTCTTCCAGCAAGCCAGTTTGCTACCCTGGCTGAACGTCACGGGCAATGCCGGTTTCGGCCTGGACTTCAAGCACCAGCCGCAGCTCACGCGCGAGGCGCACCAGGCGCGCGTGGCGCAAGCCATCGAAGCGGTCGGTTTGAAAGGACGCGAAAAACTGTATCCGTCCGCGCTGTCGGGCGGCATGGCCCAGCGCGTGGCCCTGGCCCGTGCGCTGGCGCGCGAACCGGAACTGCTGTTCGCCGACGAACCGTTTTCCGCCCTTGATGCCATCACGCGCGCCGAAATGCAATCCTTGCTCGTCGACGTGGTGCACCGCTGGCACACGGCCGTGCTGCTCGTCACGCACGATATCGACGAAGCGATTCTCGTGGCCGACCGCATCTTGCTCATGGGCGGCAAGCCGGGCAACATCGTGCGCGAATGGAACGTCGCCATCGACCAGCCACGGATCGGCCACAGCGCCGACGTCATCGCCCTGAAGATGGACATCCTCGACGCCCTGCAGGCGCTGCAAAAGCAGGACCAAGCGCCCGCCTTTGCTTCCAATTAATCGACCGGAACTCTCCCATGACATTCGAAGACCACAACAAACCCCTGCACATCTGCGCCTCGTCCGATTGCGACTGCGGCCTGACGCGGCGCGATTTCCTGCGCATGTCGGCCCTGGCCACGGCCAGCGTTGCCTCGCCGCTGCTGTTCGCCGGCGACGCCATGGCCCAGCAAGGCCCGAAAGGCGACGACCAGCCCGTGAAAATCGGCTACCTGCCGATCACCGACGCCACCCCGCTGCTCGTCGCCCACGCGCGCAAGCTGTTCGAAGCGGAAGGCTTGCAGGCGGAAACGCCGCGGCTGTTCCGCAGCTGGGCGCAAATCATCGAAGCCTTCGTGGCCGGCCAGGTCAACGTCATCCACTTGCTGTCGCCGGCCACCTTATGGGTGCGCTACGGCGCCAAGTTCCCCGCCAAGGTCGTCGCCTGGAACCACGTCAACGGGTCCGCGCTGACGGTGGCCAACGAGATCAACAAGGTTTCCGACCTGGGTGGACGCACGGTCGCCATCCCGTTCTGGTACTCGATCCACAACATCCTGCTGCAGCAGATCCTGTCCTCGAACGGCTTGACGCCGGTGACGCGCGCGCGCAACGCGGCCATCAAGCCGAATGAAGTGAACCTGGTCGTGCTGGCACCCGCCGAAATGGTTTCCGCCCTGGCCAGCAAGTCGATCGCCGGATACATCGTGGCGGAGCCCTTCAATGCGGCGGCGGAAAACGCCGGCATCGGCAAGATCCTGCGCTTCTCGGGCGACGTGTGGAAAAACCATGCATGCTGCGTTACTTTCCTGTCCGAGCGCGACATCAACACACGTCCCGAATGGGCGCAAAAGGTCACCAACGCCATCGTCAAGGCGCAGCTGTGGACGCGCACGAACCAGGTCGACACGGCCAAGCTGCTGTCGAACGTGGGCGAGCACCGCTACACGCCGCATCCGCTGCAGGTGCTGACCAAGGTGCTGGCCACCACCGATTACGCCGGCTACGAAAAGCAGGGCCTGATCGTGCACAAGAACTGGCAGCAGCGCCGCATCGACTTCCAGCCATATCCGTTCGCCTCGTACACGGAAGAACTGGTGCGCGCCATCGGCCGCACCAAGGTGGAAGGCGATACGCGCTTCCTGGCCAATCTCGATCCGAAATTCGCCGCGCGCGACCTGGTCGATGACCGCTTCGTGCGCAAGGCCATCACGGCGGTCGGCGGCCCGGCCGCCTTCGGCTTGCCGGCCAACCTGCTGCGCAGCGAAACCGTGGCGGTCTGACGATGGCAAGCAAGCTGTTCACGAAGTTCGGCCTGCCCCTCGTGGGGCTGGCCTGTGCCTTGCTGCTGTGGTCCATGGGCGTGACGGCGCTGGAGAAATCCACGCCGATTGCCACCGCTTTTGCGCCCTTGCCCACGGCGCTGGCGTTCAAGGAGATGGTGGGCGGCGCGGATATCTGGCTGCACGTGGTATTGAGCCTGCAGCGGGTGGCCGTGGGCCTGGGACTGGCCATCGTCATCGGCGTGCCGCTCGGCGTGCTGGTGGCCATGTCGAAAAGCTTTTCCGGCGCGGCCATGCCGCTGTTCCAGCTGCTGCGCATGATTTCGCCGCTGTCGTGGATGCCGATCGCCGTGATGGTGCTCGGTGTCGGCGACGCGCCCGTGTACTTCCTGCTGGCGTTTGCGGCCGTCTGGCCTATCCTGCTCAATACGGCGGCCGGCGTGGCGCGGCTCGATCCGAACTGGCTGCTGCTGGCGCGCAGCCTGTCGGCCACGCGCAGCGAGATCGTCTTCAAGGTGATTTTGCCGGGCATCACGGCCGACATTCTGACCGGCGTGCGCCTGGCCATCGGCATCATCTGGATCGTGCTGGTGCCGGCGGAAATGCTGGGCGTGTCGGCGGGCCTCGGCTACTTCATCCTCGACACGCGCGACCGCCTCGCGTATTCGGAACTGATGGCCGCCATCGTGCTGATCGGCATACTCGGCTTCATTCTCGATTACCTGGCCCGCGCCGCGCATGCGCGCTGGCTGCACGTCAAGAACTAAGCGGCCTTGTCCAGCGGCAGCGCGGCGGCCACGGCCGCCTGCGTTGCCGCCGCCAGTTCGCGCCGGTGCGCGCCTGTCGTCGCCACCGGCGCCAGACAGGTCAGGCGCGCCGTGATGGGCGGGCCGCTCAGTATCGCCACCATGCTTTGCGCAAAGCTCATCTCGCCGATAAAGTCGACGGCGTGGTGCAAGGCCCCCTGGTCATCCACATACACGAGCGCGAACGGCTGCACCGGCACGTGCGCGTCGATGGCCGCCTCGAACAAATTGGCGTGAAACGGCAGGATCTGTCCTTGCGCGGCGGTCGTGCCTTCGGGGAAAAACGCGATGCGCTCGCCCGCCGTCAACCTGTCCACCAGGCCCTGGAAAATCAGACGCAGGTCACGCTTGCTGCCGCGCGAAATGAAGATGGTGCCGGCGCGCCCCGCCAGCCAGCCGAGGATGGGCCAGGCACGAATTTCCGCCTTGGCGACGAAACGGCAGGGGTGGACGGCGTTGATGACGAAGATGTCGAGCCACGAGACGTGGTTCGCCACCACCATCGCATGGTCGAGGGCCGGCACGCTGTCGGCCGGCTGCGCCACGTGCACGCCGCAAATGTCGAGCAGCTGCGTCGACCAGCGGCGGATGCGCCGGTTGCGACCTTCCAGGTCCAGCCAGGGAAAGACCACGGCGCTTTCGGCCATGCCGCAGCTCAGGTGGATGGCGATGCGCGCGAGGCGGTAGGTAAGCAGAAGTTTCAAATGACACCAACAAATTAAATAAGGCTCTCGACCCCAAGCAAAATCTGGGGTCAGACCCGGCGGGTCTGACCCCGGCTTCGACACCTTCGCTGGTGCACTAGCGGCAATTAACGCTGAAACGCCACCTGTCCGGCAACGATGGTCGCCTTGACGATGCCGCTCAGCTCATAGCCGAGGAAAGGCGTGTGCTTGCCCTGGCTGGCCAGCGAGGCCGACGACACGGTCCAGCGCGCGGCGGGATCGAAGACGCAGATGTCGGCCGCTTCGCCCACGGCCAGGCTGCCGGCCGGGATGCCGGCGACACGGGCCGCGTCGGACGTGACCTTGGCCACGGCGCGCGCCAGCGGACGTGCGCCCGCTTGCGGCTGGTTCAAGGCATAATCGTCGGCCCATTTCAGGGCCAAGGACAGCAGCAGTTCCAGGCCTGTGGCGCCGGGCGACGCTTCGCCGAACGGCAGCAATTTTTCATCGTCGTCGACAGGCGTGTGGTCCGAGCACATGGCGTCGACCGTGCCGTCAAGCAGGCCGGCGCGGATCGCATCGCGGTCGCGCTGGCTGCGGAACGGCGGCGTGACCCTGGCGTTCGGGTCGAAGAAGCCGATGTCGGCGTCCGTCAGGTGCACGTGGTGCACGCCCACGTCGCAGGTGACGGGAAGACCTTCCGCTTTCGCCGCTCGGATCAGTTCCAGGCCCGCCGCCGACGAGATGCGGCACAGGTGCACGCGCGCGCGGCTGGCGCGCATCAATTCGAAAATCGTGTGCAGGGCGATGGTTTCCGACATCACGGGCACGCCGGACAAGCCCAGGCGCGAGGCCAGCGGGCCGCTGTGGGCGATGCCGCCGCGGCCGATGTGCGGGTCTTGCGGGCGCAGCCAGACCGTGTAGCCGAAGGTGTTCGCGTACTGCATGGCGCGCAGCAGCACGGTCGTGTCTTCGATCGGCTCTTCGGCCTGCGCGAAGCCGATGCAGC is part of the Janthinobacterium sp. 67 genome and harbors:
- a CDS encoding symmetrical bis(5'-nucleosyl)-tetraphosphatase, coding for MKTYFIGDLQGCHAQTVELIERIQAAADGPYRLLFAGDLINRGPASLATLRHVHALARQGLADSVLGNHDLHLLAVANGIRPEHASDTLAEILEAPDREELIDWLRQRPLALEHDGHVLVHAGLLPQWSAAQALSLSGEVSTMLRSDDWVSFLRTMYGNEPTAWRDDLQGADRLRCIVNAMTRLRFCTPDGAMDFKMKESGSPPPGSGLLPWFDVPGRQSAGDTIVFGHWSALGLQLRERLIGLDSGCVWGGKLSAVCLQDRSLLQVDCPAFRQHSGKR
- a CDS encoding AraC family transcriptional regulator, encoding MHPDTDRLARWLLGSLELDTAVLHVGQYCGRWRASTAGRELGSFHLVLDGHCHLHLDGAAPIALGPRDGVFLLRDLPHFLSPHSDPLQAVSAQAMLPLQAPTEQPATALACGFFQFRGALSALIVDSFPPYLLIRGDAPAFSAAAALFDLILAEAGGDPEQPSPLIARLVELLFFYLIRHVAQGEQVAAGLLSLLHQPAFSPLLERMLDAPADDWSIENMAKAACMSRASFCKHFASASGHSPAQFLLLLRMKIAARRLHDGVSVERAAELVGYRSHAAFTRAFKRVTGEQPGTYRRDQRLRQLAS
- a CDS encoding carboxymuconolactone decarboxylase family protein; protein product: MSRLTLHTLDTAPADSRPFVEKAIANNGFLPNLIGVLANAPLALETYLTVSGINARASLSLMEREVVQITAARIHGCDFCIAGHSAISLKKAGQTPDTVRALQHGQPTGDAKLDAVAAFATAVIATRGAVSDVEYQTFLAAGYNEQQALEVVLGISLATLCNFSNSLAGTPVNPQLTPYLPGAV
- a CDS encoding acyl-CoA dehydrogenase family protein yields the protein MANLTHWLHMHADQLDQSSELAETVLPALAGDKLLAIGVPQEHGGAGGDVRDAIDAIAKVAEQSVTAAFVFWGQRCFIEFLLQSENRALAERRLPGLLAGTQAGASGLSNAMKFLSGIEQLQITGARHADGLLVDGGLAWVTNLRKAGFVAAAAVAPDDGAPPVIVAFDSGSAGVKRSDDLDLIALRGSNTASVKLAQVHIPAADIISDNAPAWLPQVRPSFLGMQCGLSIGLARASLAKAAQISAGSRNQLTPRIEALQATLESAVATLLAGVHDGRFKKEAPAMFRLRIQLAGVLQQALMLELQAMGGRAYLNAEQQGFARRWRESSFIPIVTPSLTQLQSALQLFDSQQAAKAAGASA
- a CDS encoding ABC transporter ATP-binding protein; protein product: MSVADWALQAQDLSYAYPGTAPVFQHVSLGVRKREIVCLLGGSGCGKSSLLRVLAGLQPPSTGEIQFLDAPMREPDPRSALVFQQASLLPWLNVTGNAGFGLDFKHQPQLTREAHQARVAQAIEAVGLKGREKLYPSALSGGMAQRVALARALAREPELLFADEPFSALDAITRAEMQSLLVDVVHRWHTAVLLVTHDIDEAILVADRILLMGGKPGNIVREWNVAIDQPRIGHSADVIALKMDILDALQALQKQDQAPAFASN
- a CDS encoding ABC transporter substrate-binding protein, with amino-acid sequence MTFEDHNKPLHICASSDCDCGLTRRDFLRMSALATASVASPLLFAGDAMAQQGPKGDDQPVKIGYLPITDATPLLVAHARKLFEAEGLQAETPRLFRSWAQIIEAFVAGQVNVIHLLSPATLWVRYGAKFPAKVVAWNHVNGSALTVANEINKVSDLGGRTVAIPFWYSIHNILLQQILSSNGLTPVTRARNAAIKPNEVNLVVLAPAEMVSALASKSIAGYIVAEPFNAAAENAGIGKILRFSGDVWKNHACCVTFLSERDINTRPEWAQKVTNAIVKAQLWTRTNQVDTAKLLSNVGEHRYTPHPLQVLTKVLATTDYAGYEKQGLIVHKNWQQRRIDFQPYPFASYTEELVRAIGRTKVEGDTRFLANLDPKFAARDLVDDRFVRKAITAVGGPAAFGLPANLLRSETVAV
- a CDS encoding ABC transporter permease, which translates into the protein MASKLFTKFGLPLVGLACALLLWSMGVTALEKSTPIATAFAPLPTALAFKEMVGGADIWLHVVLSLQRVAVGLGLAIVIGVPLGVLVAMSKSFSGAAMPLFQLLRMISPLSWMPIAVMVLGVGDAPVYFLLAFAAVWPILLNTAAGVARLDPNWLLLARSLSATRSEIVFKVILPGITADILTGVRLAIGIIWIVLVPAEMLGVSAGLGYFILDTRDRLAYSELMAAIVLIGILGFILDYLARAAHARWLHVKN
- a CDS encoding lysophospholipid acyltransferase family protein gives rise to the protein MKLLLTYRLARIAIHLSCGMAESAVVFPWLDLEGRNRRIRRWSTQLLDICGVHVAQPADSVPALDHAMVVANHVSWLDIFVINAVHPCRFVAKAEIRAWPILGWLAGRAGTIFISRGSKRDLRLIFQGLVDRLTAGERIAFFPEGTTAAQGQILPFHANLFEAAIDAHVPVQPFALVYVDDQGALHHAVDFIGEMSFAQSMVAILSGPPITARLTCLAPVATTGAHRRELAAATQAAVAAALPLDKAA
- a CDS encoding dihydroorotase gives rise to the protein MTTLHIKNGHLIDPANGIDGLQDLFIADGKVLAVGSAPAGFTADTTFDAAGLVVAPGLVDLSARLREPGYEYKATLESELQAALQGGVTSLVCPPDTDPVLDEPGLVEMLKYRAKTQNKAHVHPLGALTMGLKGQSLTEMAELTEAGCIGFAQAEEPIEDTTVLLRAMQYANTFGYTVWLRPQDPHIGRGGIAHSGPLASRLGLSGVPVMSETIALHTIFELMRASRARVHLCRISSAAGLELIRAAKAEGLPVTCDVGVHHVHLTDADIGFFDPNARVTPPFRSQRDRDAIRAGLLDGTVDAMCSDHTPVDDDEKLLPFGEASPGATGLELLLSLALKWADDYALNQPQAGARPLARAVAKVTSDAARVAGIPAGSLAVGEAADICVFDPAARWTVSSASLASQGKHTPFLGYELSGIVKATIVAGQVAFQR